A window of Malania oleifera isolate guangnan ecotype guangnan chromosome 2, ASM2987363v1, whole genome shotgun sequence genomic DNA:
GGCTGTTCGGATGATCGTTGATCAACAAGTGGCTTTTGCATTTTTCTTGGGAACCATCTCATCTCATGGAGCTCTAAGAAACAAAAATCCGTTGCTAGATCATCTACTAAGGCTGAATACAAATCCTTGGCATCCTCCACCGCTGAGCTAATTTGGCTCCAATCTCTTCTCAAGGAACTTGGCATATTTTTACCCCAAGCACCTAACCTACACTCTGGTGTGACAATCTTGGTGCTACTTACCTCTGTGCAAATCCTGTGTTTCACTCAAAAACGAAGCATATGGACATTGACTACCATTTTGTTCGGGATCGTGTTGCTGCCAACAGCCTCAGAATTTCTTTTTGTAGCACAAACGATCAACTTGCAGAAATTCTTACCAAGCCACTGCTTTCAGAAAATTCCTTCACTTTACAACGATTCTCAAAGTGGTTGACACCCTTTTGGACTCAAGAGGACATATCAACAGCTATAACAAACCCAGCTAAATTCCAACAGATTATTCCTTTTTTGTTTTGTAACTTTCTGTTTTGTAAccattttttattctctttttgtTTCCCTCTGTAAGTGTATCTAAAGAGCTTCGCATATGAATAAAATCACTACTGCACAGCCACTGTTCATTGGCTTCTTTCATCACCCACACGACCAAATTAAATTGGAGTTCATATATGCACACATTGATTGTGTTGAAGTTAATAAATTTTAGATGAGGTAGCTAGGTTTATAATAAACAATATGAGCAAGTGACCATAATATATAGAGGAGTTCTCAAAGATTGttcaagtaataaactaaatgcTCTtctcattaaattaatattaagaTTCGAGTAAATTAATATTAAGATTCGAGTATTCAGGGTTTCGATTTTCTATTTGAATACTTTAAGTGGAGAAAGGTAGAGGAAGGAAACCTATTATTCCAATCAATTAATCAAGTGCCCGAAGTATCATGAATACcattatttcaaaacaaaaaaaaaatttatctaaaaaaatatgctttggagatcttagggtttgctttcaaataacttttgtaagaataataaaatataaaatcttggaATCAGAATAtagctttgaatatcacaaagatttAAGATCTTGCTTTCAAATACCTTGACAAAACTAATCCTAAAATATTAATTGAAGTTAGTGCTGATATAATTTTTGATAAGTGAACTGTCTATAGAGGTTTCCGCTTCATTGAAATGCAGACACCCTTATAGCTGGAGGGAGTTAATTTTCTTCATCCTTGTCTCCAGTAGCAACGACAAATCTTTGAGAATGATCAAATAAAGCACATTTCAATCTCAACTTTCATCTTGATGGGTAGATTTGTTCTACTTACCCACCGccttatatatttaattttcaatctCCTCCATATATTCGATCAATTAGTTTCATTATGCGTTGTTAATGTTGTAACCTGTTCTTTTTATTCTTTAAAATAATGAACACTTGATATATCTCTTGTAAGGCTACATAAATAAAAAGTTTATCAGAAAAACTAGATGTGCCTTCAAACTTGTTTATTTCATTTACTGCACGAATTGACAAACCAGCGAAAGGCATCCCATCCTTTTGTGCTAGCTATGGTGAGAATTCGAAAACGGAAACAAATGCAAGGATTACAGTGTATCCTCCCATTAAATCCTACAATCATTTTGAGTCCAACTTAGGCTAGGCATTTGTATGCTACTTAGTGTATGTTTTGCATGCATGCGTGTGTTCATACAAAGTGCGGAAGAGGGAAGTGGGAAACGGAACTTACTGTATGTATTCAATGTTGATTTTTGCATTGGGGTTTTTGCAGATGGCCCCGAATGCATCGTTCGACATGACAAGCGTGGACAGGCATGGATTTTCACAAAAAATTGACCACTTTAACATCTATAGCACCATCTTTGCATGGTTTCTTGCTACCACTTAAGCAGTGCAGGCGGCATCTCTGATCACATGTTGCGCCATTGTCCCACAGGCCTTCACTAACCTTCACAAAGAGGTTACCCGGCCGAATTGATCCTGCTTGTTACCATTGCATAGGGTTGCTTCATTCAGGCAGTTAAGAGTTAGAAAGGCAGGCCAATTTAGTATTTAAGCATTTCACTTTATTTATGTTTACCATGTTAATTAACAGTAGGATGCAAATTAAAGAGAAGTAGGCACCACCCAATTCGTACGTTACACACCcaattctatttttaattttaataaattttaattttaatttcaattttgatttccaTCTAAACACGACCTAACAAATTTGAACTTCAAGACcggagatatttttaaaatttcaagtcGGTCCCAACTTCTCAACTCGGTCTTCTAACATTTTAAACTTGTAAAAGCAGCTCCTCAAAATTcagaatatatataaattaattaaacaatattacatgttaaaatattatgatatgcatatgctattatttataatcttaaaaaataaaataaaatagagtaaaatattaactattattatcaattataaatatataataataaaatttaataatgatataatatataaaaaatataataatattgtaTACTAAATATACGTaggcacatatatatatatatatatatatatatataaataatattaatacaatactatatataatataatattgcaTAAATCTAAAAAGTAATATTAGTATTATGACATCAATAACTACAAATATATAATATACtacatattataatataaaatatgttAAACATTATTGTTAGTATTTggtttgtaggtccttgttttgtgtTGATTTGATTggttttgtaattttattttagctgatgttggtgttgttatttgggaggcctttaaaggttTGTCTTTTGTCCCCCCCTTTAAATATCTTACAATCACGATATTCCTTCGCCAAAAGTGagagtttatcaataaataaatggaggtcccGTCCTTttttaaaatagtaataataataataataataatacataaaaagttatagaataatattaaattataaaatactatgaTGTAATTGTGGTACGATaacttatttattatattattatgtataacttataataagataaaattaatattattaacgtctttaatataaatatataatagtaaattttcataattatataataagaaataaaaaaaattattatttgcaataaaatataatgctatggttgttgttttattaaattattattttatattaaataataaattatgttattgttttataatatatgagatttttatttacatttaatatattacatattaaaatataatatttataaaacataagataataataataataataataataataataataataataaatatgataaaatataacAAGCAAAGTATAATCAAGTGCATGAgtatcaaaatgattttattgtaaaatattatttattttataacttaataaattatattatataacaattatacttataatattattatttcatattaattaattaaataaattttttatactatcTAGACTTATTTTCTATTCCTAAGTATATAAATACCGATTATTATGATACATTTCATTTTcaattctatttttaattttaagaaattttaattttaattttaatttccatCTCAACACAACCAAATAAATTTGAACTTGAAGACaggagatatttttaaaatttgaagtcGGTCCCAACTTCTCAACTCCGTCTTCTAACATTTTAAACTCGTAAAAGCAGCTCCTCAGAATTCAGAACCCCCTGCCTCAACGGTTATCACTGGAGAGCAGCCACccagagcgagagagagagagagattgaagaGAGACCCATAACCCTCCAACCTCCCGAAGCACCAGCACTCAGCCAGAGTTGCCATGGGCGACTTCTCCGCCAGCAGCATCCACCGTTCCCGCCTCCACGACTGCCACGGCGACGCACTCATCCGCCATCGCGTCGACTCGCCGCAGTCCGTCTTGGACCCCTTGCTCTCTTCCATGGCCGGCCTCAGCTTCACGCGTCATCCCCTCCAAGATCCGCGTGGCCGCAAGATCACCAAGAAAGGAACGCGTACCGTGGAGGACTCAATTCCCCGTGGCTCCCGGCGCAGTGCGATTGCCTCATCCGATTTTACTCCGCCGGCCCCGATCGTGGTGAAGAGGCGGCGATTCACGACCCTCATCGATGACGATGACTGTGGAATGGACGACGGAGATGCAACGCCTGGGGTCGCAAGAAAGCTTGGGGACCTCCTTGATAAGGTGGCTTCGGAGAGCGCCGGTCCTAAGGAAGAGAGGCAGGAGATGAACTGAAAACGAAGACGAAGTACTTCCTGCGAAAATAATTAGGGTTTCCTCGCGATTATCCACGCTAAGGAGTGGTTGATTCTGTATACGGTCGGTGAATTCTTTTGTCTCGACGAAATTGAAGAGCATCGCATTAGGTTTGTCTGAAAATTCTTTCCCTTCCTCTTCATTTTATCTCATAAAATGTTGTAAAGACACTCTTTGGTTGTCTGTTTCTCGGCGCGCCCAAATTAAGAAGTTTTTTGGATGTTGGGGTAAAAGGATTTGTTAATGTGGTTTTACTGTGAAATTTTGATGTTGATTCAATTCGCTGATTTTTCTAATTGTTCTTAAAATCAAATGCATCAAAAGTCCATGTTTTGTTTCTTAACGTCTTGCAGGTTACAAgctgggaagaagaagaagaagaagaataaagcatgtttgtttgatgaaattgaACGGACAATATTAGTAGGCTGCAAGCTGGGAGGAGGAGgaggacgaagaagaagaagaagaagaagaagaagaagaagaagaagaaagcatgTTTGTTTGATGATGAATTAGGTATAAATGAAATTGAACAGACAATATTAGTGGTTTCTGATATTTCATGTAGTACGTTTTGTTTCTTGACATCTTGCAGGTTACAAGttgggaggaggaagaagaagaagaagaaaaagaagaagaaagcatgtttgtttgatgaaattgaACAGGCAAAATTAGTGGTTTTATTTAATTGATGCGAGGAGGCAGTCACCAAGTTAATCTATGACACACTTGGCATATGATTGGAGACTTCTGCTCCAAGAATTTAGTAAAGCGCAAATAAATTAAACTCTTACTTTATGTTTACCTGTTCTAGGATAAGGTTGTCAAGactttttatttttagcaaaTGCAGATAGAACTTTTATTTCTTGGAGTGCGAAGCCCTGTTGCTGCCACCAGTTTGCAAGGTGATGAAGCCAAACAATTTACAATTTTTTGGAATGCAAATTTCTTCTGCCAATTTCTTCTGCAGGCAAATTTCGCAATGTATGAAGATACAATTAACATTTTTTCTGCCATTAGGGCTGAATTTTGGAGCAATAGTTTCcactataaaatataaattttcatgaCGCTTGATAGAATTTTGTACCTCATTTTGAATGAACTACaatccatacaaattcaaattcgaaGTTCAAAGTTTAGAGTTTGAATCCCCAGATATAAGATATCCTAAAACTGAAAACCCAAGGTGACTTATATTGAATCCCAAGAGATAAAGATGGAACCTACGAGTAAAAGCAACAGAATTGAGAGAATAATCACAATATTCAGATTTGTGATTGCCTAGAGAAAAATAAGAACCAATAATAGCAACAAAAAAATTCGAAAATTATTCTTTTCACGTAGAACCACAGTA
This region includes:
- the LOC131148195 gene encoding uncharacterized protein LOC131148195, with the protein product MGDFSASSIHRSRLHDCHGDALIRHRVDSPQSVLDPLLSSMAGLSFTRHPLQDPRGRKITKKGTRTVEDSIPRGSRRSAIASSDFTPPAPIVVKRRRFTTLIDDDDCGMDDGDATPGVARKLGDLLDKVASESAGPKEERQEMN